The Streptomyces phaeolivaceus genome has a window encoding:
- a CDS encoding sensor histidine kinase encodes MRDTLLIALFALVGAVAAGLLGAVALWLLRRRSLIASLTVVAAVAVTAMLAGTLAVAWAMFLSSHDLWVVTTVVAMAAVVSLATALLLGRWVVARSRALQLAARSFGDGGSFTAPAGPATAELASLSAELAATSAKLAESRQRERALESSRRELVAWISHDLRTPLAGLRAMAEALEDGVAADPARYLTQIRTEVERLNGMVGDLFELSRIHAGALALTPSRMSVYDLVGDALAGVYPLAHEHGVRLVGERVEPLPVEVDGREMSRVLGNLLVNAIRRTPADGTVMVAAERSPDGVVVSVSDGCGGIPEEDLPRVFDTGWRGTHARTPPAGAGLGLAIVRGIVEAHQGRTTVRNIPGGCRFEVVLPAAAS; translated from the coding sequence TGCGACGCCGCTCGCTCATCGCGTCTCTCACCGTGGTGGCCGCCGTCGCGGTGACCGCGATGCTCGCCGGCACCCTGGCGGTGGCGTGGGCGATGTTCCTCTCCTCGCATGACCTGTGGGTCGTCACCACGGTCGTCGCGATGGCGGCGGTCGTCTCGCTGGCCACCGCGCTGCTGCTCGGCCGCTGGGTCGTCGCCCGCAGCCGCGCCCTCCAGCTCGCCGCCCGCTCCTTCGGCGACGGCGGCTCCTTCACCGCGCCCGCCGGCCCTGCCACCGCGGAACTCGCCTCCTTGAGCGCCGAGTTGGCGGCGACGAGCGCGAAGCTCGCCGAGTCCCGACAGCGGGAGCGCGCCCTGGAATCCTCGCGGCGCGAACTCGTCGCCTGGATCTCCCACGACCTGCGCACCCCGCTCGCCGGGTTGCGCGCGATGGCCGAGGCTCTGGAGGACGGCGTCGCCGCCGATCCCGCCCGCTATCTCACCCAGATCCGCACGGAGGTCGAACGCCTCAACGGCATGGTCGGCGACCTCTTCGAACTCTCCCGCATCCACGCCGGAGCCCTCGCCCTCACCCCGTCCCGGATGTCCGTCTACGACCTGGTCGGCGACGCCCTCGCCGGGGTGTACCCGCTGGCTCACGAGCACGGGGTGCGTCTCGTCGGCGAGCGCGTCGAGCCCCTGCCCGTGGAGGTGGACGGCAGGGAGATGAGCAGGGTTCTCGGCAACCTCCTGGTCAACGCGATCCGCCGGACCCCCGCCGACGGCACCGTCATGGTGGCCGCCGAGCGGTCTCCCGACGGCGTGGTGGTGTCCGTGTCGGACGGCTGCGGAGGCATCCCCGAGGAGGACCTGCCCCGCGTCTTCGACACCGGCTGGCGCGGCACCCACGCCCGTACGCCCCCGGCGGGCGCGGGGCTCGGCCTCGCCATCGTGCGCGGGATCGTCGAGGCCCACCAGGGTCGCACCACGGTCCGCAACATCCCCGGCGGCTGCCGATTCGAGGTGGTGCTGCCCGCGGCCGCTTCTTGA
- a CDS encoding NAD-dependent epimerase/dehydratase family protein — protein sequence MRVLVTGGAGFIGSHVVDVLSEGGHEPVVFDVAVDAGSDVRDRRAVDAALDGVDAVCHQAAMVGLGTGFADAPEYVSRNDLGTAVLLAAMADAGVRRLVLAGSMVVYGEGRYECGRHGVVRPGPRSLDDLAAGRFEPLCPVCADPLAPGLVGEDAPVDPRNVYATTKLAQEHLAAAWARTTGGTAVSLRYHNVYGPRMPRDTPYAGVASFFRSALAHGRAPRVFEDGRQRRDFVHVRDVAGANVMALKADVRAGALTAYNTGSGEPRTVGEMAAALADAYGGPEPVVTGEYRLGDVRHITADSSRLRSELGWKPEVGFTEGMREFAQAGMRDA from the coding sequence ATGCGTGTACTGGTCACCGGCGGTGCCGGATTCATCGGGTCCCATGTCGTGGATGTGCTGTCGGAGGGCGGGCACGAGCCCGTCGTGTTCGACGTGGCCGTGGACGCGGGCTCGGACGTACGGGACCGGCGGGCGGTCGATGCGGCGTTGGACGGGGTGGACGCCGTGTGCCATCAGGCCGCGATGGTGGGCCTGGGGACCGGCTTCGCGGACGCGCCAGAGTACGTCTCCCGCAACGACCTGGGTACGGCGGTGCTGCTGGCCGCCATGGCCGACGCGGGGGTGCGGCGGCTGGTGCTGGCGGGGTCGATGGTCGTGTACGGGGAGGGACGATACGAGTGCGGGCGGCACGGTGTGGTGCGGCCCGGGCCCCGCTCGCTCGACGATCTCGCGGCGGGCCGCTTCGAACCGCTGTGCCCGGTGTGCGCAGACCCGTTGGCACCGGGGCTGGTGGGGGAGGACGCGCCGGTCGACCCGCGCAACGTGTACGCCACGACCAAGCTCGCCCAGGAGCATCTCGCGGCGGCGTGGGCGCGGACGACGGGCGGTACGGCGGTGTCGTTGCGCTACCACAACGTCTACGGGCCCCGGATGCCCCGCGACACCCCCTACGCCGGGGTGGCCTCCTTCTTCCGCTCGGCCCTGGCGCACGGCCGGGCTCCCCGGGTGTTCGAGGACGGTCGGCAACGGCGGGACTTCGTGCACGTCCGGGACGTCGCCGGCGCCAACGTCATGGCTCTGAAGGCCGATGTGCGGGCCGGGGCGCTCACGGCGTACAACACCGGCAGCGGTGAGCCGCGCACGGTCGGGGAGATGGCGGCGGCGCTGGCCGACGCGTACGGCGGTCCGGAGCCCGTCGTGACCGGGGAGTACCGGCTCGGGGACGTACGGCACATCACCGCGGACTCGTCGCGGCTGCGCTCGGAGCTGGGGTGGAAGCCGGAGGTCGGGTTCACGGAGGGCATGCGGGAGTTCGCTCAGGCCGGAATGCGGGACGCGTAG
- a CDS encoding DM13 domain-containing protein, whose protein sequence is MGRGRLGPLVVGVLVAVVAGVGVGLYWFQPWKLWQDETVTESLPAVAEPTGTPDAAADTASSPSPSTPVSGPVTLASGDLISHEHTTSGSVKLVRLADGAHVVRLENLDTSNGPDLRVWLTDAPVKEGRAGWHVFDDGAYVSLGKLKGNKGSQNYAVPENVDLSHYSSVSIWCDRFDVSFGAAELADA, encoded by the coding sequence ATGGGGCGCGGGCGGTTGGGGCCTTTGGTCGTAGGGGTGTTGGTGGCTGTGGTCGCGGGGGTGGGCGTGGGCCTGTACTGGTTCCAGCCGTGGAAGCTCTGGCAGGACGAGACAGTGACGGAGTCCCTGCCCGCCGTCGCGGAGCCCACCGGAACACCGGACGCGGCCGCCGACACGGCGTCGTCACCCTCCCCCTCGACACCGGTCTCCGGACCCGTGACGCTGGCGAGTGGTGATCTGATCAGCCACGAGCACACGACCTCGGGCAGCGTGAAGCTCGTACGGCTGGCCGACGGCGCGCATGTGGTCCGACTGGAGAACCTCGACACCAGCAACGGCCCCGATCTGCGCGTGTGGCTGACTGACGCACCGGTGAAGGAGGGGCGGGCCGGCTGGCACGTCTTCGACGACGGCGCATACGTCAGCCTCGGCAAGCTCAAGGGCAACAAAGGCAGCCAGAATTACGCCGTGCCCGAGAACGTCGACCTGTCCCACTACAGCAGTGTCAGCATCTGGTGCGACCGCTTCGACGTCTCCTTCGGCGCCGCCGAACTGGCCGACGCCTGA
- the dcd gene encoding dCTP deaminase, with amino-acid sequence MLLSDKDIRAEIDAGRVRIDPYDESMVQPSSVDVRLDRFFRVFENHRYPHIDPSVEQSDLTRLVEPEGDEPFILHPGEFVLASTYEVITLPDDLASRLEGKSSLGRLGLVTHSTAGFIDPGFSGHVTLELSNLATLPIKLWPGMKIGQLCLFRLSSPAEFPYGSERYGSRYQGQRGPTASRSFLNFHRTQV; translated from the coding sequence GTGCTTCTCTCAGACAAGGACATCCGGGCCGAGATCGACGCCGGACGGGTGCGGATCGATCCGTACGACGAATCCATGGTGCAGCCGTCGAGTGTCGACGTGCGTCTCGACCGCTTCTTCCGGGTGTTCGAGAACCACCGCTACCCGCACATCGACCCCTCCGTGGAGCAGTCCGATCTCACGCGGCTCGTCGAACCCGAGGGGGACGAGCCCTTCATCCTGCACCCCGGTGAGTTCGTGCTCGCGAGTACGTACGAGGTCATCACGCTCCCCGACGATCTCGCCTCGCGGCTGGAGGGCAAGAGTTCGCTGGGCCGTCTCGGGCTCGTCACCCACTCCACCGCCGGGTTCATCGACCCCGGGTTCTCCGGGCACGTGACCCTTGAGCTGTCGAATCTCGCCACGCTCCCCATCAAGCTCTGGCCGGGCATGAAGATCGGGCAGCTGTGTCTGTTCCGGCTCAGCTCGCCGGCCGAGTTCCCGTACGGCAGCGAGCGGTACGGCTCCCGCTACCAGGGGCAGCGCGGGCCCACCGCCTCCCGGTCCTTCCTCAACTTCCACCGGACGCAGGTGTGA